A genome region from Trichoderma asperellum chromosome 7, complete sequence includes the following:
- a CDS encoding uncharacterized protein (EggNog:ENOG41), which yields MSTVYTISLENKRGANTNYAAFMEPPSFTGGLEPWLNVWYTSFVPYGGNFEIHTGIDFYAWVGTVPTTPAPGVVVSTGMSLLAQLGTVSTPGSTFDKKIIQSFPVIQETTPSAIPGAYEIKTGTDFLVPNNTYLVGLAKVNNRGQVAPVASIAPRNNMNIQITPKMKFFIAESQQVPGEIVDYHSVVRDGATIDFSSGEGLGKFYAHVVQKTDGTFTVTYYEHPN from the exons ATGTCTACAGTCTACACTATCTCCCTTGAAAATAAACGCGGAGCAAACACGAACTATGCTGCGTTCATGGAACCCCCAAGTTTCACTGGGGGTCTTGAGCCTTGGCTTAATGTTTGGTATACCTCATTTGTGCCGTATGGCGGAAACTTTGAAATCCATACTGGAATAGATTTTTATGCAT GGGTTGGCACTGTGCCTACCACACCTGCTCCAGGGGTGGTCGTTTCCACCGGCATGAGCTTATTGGCTCAGCTTGGCACGGTTTCAACACCTGGAA GCACTTTTGACAAAAAAATCATTCAAAGCTTCCCTGTAATTCAAGAAACCACTCCGTCTGCTATTCCGGGCGCCTACGAGATTAAAACGGGTACCGACTTCCTCGTGCCCAATAACACATATCTGGTTGGTCTTGCAAAAGTCAATAACCGAGGCCAAGTTGCTCCAGTTGCATCA ATTGCCCCAAGGAATAATATGAATATCCAGATTACCCCAAAAATGAAGTTTTTCATTGCTGAGAGCCAGCAGGTTCCAGGTGAAATTGTTGACTACCATTCTGTTGTTAGAGATGGTGCTACCATCGATTTTAGCAGCGGCGAAGGACTGGGAAAATTTTATGCACACGTTGTTCAAAAGACAGACGGTACATTCACTGTCACCTACTACGAACATCCTAACTAG
- a CDS encoding uncharacterized protein (EggNog:ENOG41), which produces MTRKSADRRPRGLKRKRSQVPQPSKINWADMPLELREMILEALEDSLQGGKTASYASVCKEWNRILEPYIFKRLKLSLKRIQEFKKIVTDRRRPFVQFIWFRFERAVYQDELDNVKFSYAIFHLFQTLSEWGERNKGHPGIVLELSAFSVADPWHSMKDTVPKELKDVDVTEDSDALNTMYEKSPLRRMRGLSEEAKSQQAMSISFYRPLDFPSVLEMPFPTVHLITDLTVRRQMHSGFFTRYIGRLIKALPRLEFLTFEPSSTSFLQGHGWGGLGLNPNIQAVEKVLNQIPFSIRRLQLFEDDISLYSNNGRSRIGTDRHALGRLVANISQEKEPEALACCFIIDASDFFADFWAPQITRAPDKKLGWTKLTSLVLTSSLITPSSTGRVPALLLAAARAARHMPSLEIMELYNAETAYGGIFTYIHDEEGSIIRWESSWKWEFPSEVIWIWKMTAKVHGTDIFDHSSDRIQKRDLGWPGRIISQLRTRVTVVHPFTYCNMMNGLNHM; this is translated from the coding sequence ATGACGCGCAAAAGTGCCGATAGAAGACCTCGTGGCCTAAAGCGCAAACGAAGCCAGGTACCGCAGCCATCAAAGATCAACTGGGCAGATATGCCTCTAGAGTTGAGAGAGATGATCTTAGAGGCTTTAGAAGACTCGTTACAGGGTGGGAAAACAGCCTCATACGCCTCTGTCTGCAAAGAATGGAACCGAATCCTTGAGCCTTACATCTTCAAGCGCCTCAAGTTATCGTTAAAACGGATccaagaatttaaaaaaattgttACCGATCGTCGTCGACCATTCGTTCAATTTATATGGTTCCGGTTCGAGAGAGCTGTCTACCAAGATGAGCTAGACAATGTCAAATTCTCGTACGCAatttttcatttatttcaGACTCTATCAGAATGGGGAGAAAGAAATAAGGGCCATCCGGGTATTGTTTTAGAGTTGAGCGCGTTCTCGGTCGCCGATCCTTGGCACTCAATGAAAGATACCGTGCCAAAGGAACTTAAAGACGTTGATGTCACAGAGGATAGCGATGCGTTAAATACCATGTACGAGAAATCTCCTCTCCGCCGCATGCGAGGACTGtcagaagaagcaaaatccCAGCAAGCGATGTCGATAAGCTTCTACCGCCCTTTGGACTTTCCAAGCGTACTAGAAATGCCATTCCCAACGGTGCATTTGATCACAGACCTAACTGTGCGACGCCAAATGCATAGCGGCTTTTTCACAAGATACATAGGGCGTTTGATCAAGGCACTCCCCAGGCTCGAATTCCTAACATTCGAGCCATCAAGTACTTCTTTTCTACAGGGGCATGGTTGGGGAGGTTTGGGATTAAACCCAAATATCCAAGCTGTGGAAAAAGTTTTAAACCAGATACCGTTTTCGATTAGACGTTTACAGCTATTTGAAGACGATATTTCATTATACAGCAATAACGGAAGGTCAAGAATTGGGACTGATCGCCATGCCCTGGGTCGACTTGTTGCAAACATcagccaagaaaaagaaccagAAGCGCTGGCTTGTTGTTTCATCATCGATGCCTCGGATTTTTTCGCAGATTTTTGGGCGCCCCAGATAACTCGGGCTCCAGATAAAAAGCTCGGATGGACCAAGCTTACCTCGCTTGTCTTGACTTCTTCTCTCATCACGCCGTCCTCTACCGGACGAGTGCCAGCCTTGTTGCTAGCAGCCGCCCGCGCCGCGCGGCATATGCCCAGCTTGGAGATTATGGAGCTCTATAATGCAGAAACAGCATATGGTGGTATTTTCACCTACATACACGACGAAGAAGGTAGTATTATCCGGTGGGAAAGCAGTTGGAAGTGGGAATTTCCATCCGAGGTCATTTGGATTTGGAAAATGACTGCAAAGGTTCACGGAACGGATATTTTTGATCATAGCTCGGATCGGATACAGAAACGCGATTTGGGATGGCCGGGTAGGATTATATCACAGCTTCGTACGCGTGTGACGGTTGTGCATCCATTCACGTACTGTAACATGATGAATGGGTTAAATCACATGTAG
- a CDS encoding uncharacterized protein (EggNog:ENOG41), with amino-acid sequence MAPILITGATGSTGRATIKHLLQKGLAVRALVHKEDDRSRQLEAQGAEVVVGDLLDLRSVRRAFEGIKRAYFVYPVRPGLIDASAIFAQAATEAKAEFIVNMSQITARPDAPSNAALNHWLAERVFDWAGTPVTHLRPTIFHGWLIFAGKMIREEDRFAVPFSPSGKFASVSTKDLGEFTATLLENPAGHAGQTYPLFGPTELTPSEIASVLSKHLGREIRYEKVSASVLIRSFTGIEIPYLEQHFDAATGMHHDGLLAGTNDWFEKIIGHPSQSLEEFVEENKSVWEKK; translated from the coding sequence ATGGCTCCAATCCTCATCACTGGCGCCACGGGGTCCACTGGACGCGCTACAATCAAGCATCTGTTGCAGAAAGGTCTTGCTGTCCGTGCGCTTGTTCACAAGGAAGACGATCGCTCGCGCCAGCTTGAAGCTCAAGGCGCCGAAGTCGTCGTTGGGGATCTCCTTGATTTGCGCTCAGTGCGACGTGCATTCGAGGGCATCAAAAGAGCTTATTTTGTGTATCCTGTACGGCCAGGGTTAATCGATGCCAGTGCCATTTTTGCTCAGGCAGCTACAGAAGCCAAAGCAGAATTCATCGTCAACATGTCCCAGATCACAGCGAGACCAGACGCCCCTAGCAATGCTGCCCTTAACCACTGGCTTGCGGAGCGAGTTTTCGATTGGGCTGGCACACCCGTTACGCACTTGCGACCAACTATATTCCACGGATGGCTTATCTTTGCCGGGAAAATGATTAGGGAAGAAGATCGCTTTGCTGTTCCATTTAGTCCATCTGGAAAATTTGCCTCAGTCTCCACCAAGGATCTCGGAGAGTTCACCGCCACGTTGCTTGAGAACCCTGCCGGCCATGCAGGACAGACATACCCTCTCTTCGGCCCTACAGAGTTGACGCCGTCCGAGATTGCCAGTGTTCTGTCGAAGCACCTTGGAAGAGAAATTCGCTACGAAAAAGTCAGTGCTAGTGTATTAATTCGGTCTTTTACGGGCATTGAAATCCCGTACCTGGAGCAACATTTCGACGCAGCAACCGGAATGCATCATGATGGACTTTTGGCTGGTACCAACGATTGGTTTGAGAAGATTATCGGTCACCCATCGCAGAGCTTGGAAGAATTTGTGGAGGAAAACAAGTCGGtgtgggagaagaagtaa
- a CDS encoding uncharacterized protein (EggNog:ENOG41) has product MDAQDAFEQGLNNPPPGTESRKILHHSFSDIDRNPEITVVPYDNGLIEGIIRAFQQDLHLVLRPDDIWLAITTQLSFYINAHAEKLRHLFVTHEGKEQLVVKLLSQTMETLNVAHAAVLFSQLIQKNVVDPELEKFLMPNFSTSTSTDISVAAMVMMATTKEYFDFITEVGCGFPSVTLLGEREDWVNLLERLPKLATFGDEPEEWSKLLAKVTEKMIETYDHADDQTTKDFWMKAVHKAGWEGSGQGLESLSGWLTAFCFWDGQGTKIHQYTDEELSSKKFQFGDEDPEDRKRLIIDGVVFPIIRAKKIPKAVVDVPVKVIDLSTMTEYDTTVIAGSIGMTATASENEGVYDTFQPRSGWWMLLDNMKQIS; this is encoded by the coding sequence ATGGATGCCCAAGATGCCTTCGAGCAGGGCTTAAACAATCCGCCACCAGGCACCGAATCAAGGAAGATTCTGCACCATTCTTTCTCGGATATTGATCGAAATCCTGAAATCACGGTGGTACCTTATGACAACGGTCTGATTGAAGGGATCATTCGCGCCTTTCAGCAAGATCTACATCTCGTACTCCGCCCTGATGATATATGGCTGGCTATTACGACTCAGCTTAGCTTCTATATAAATGCTCACGCTGAAAAGCTGAGGCATCTTTTCGTTACACACGAAGGCAAGGAGCAGTTAGTAGTCAAACTGTTATCACAAACCATGGAAACCTTGAATGTTGCACACGCTGCAGTATTGTTTTCTCAATTAATACAAAAGAATGTAGTCGACCCTGAACTTGAGAAATTTCTTATGCCGAATTTCAGCACCAGTACTAGCACCGATATCAGTGTGGCCGCAATGGTTATGATGGCAACCACAAAAGAATATTTCGACTTCATTACTGAAGTAGGCTGTGGATTTCCAAGCGTTACTCTCCTCGGTGAAAGGGAAGACTGGGTTAATCTTCTTGAGAGATTGCCCAAGCTTGCTACATTTGGCGATGAACCCGAGGAATGGAGTAAATTACTCGCCAAAGTCACCGAGAAAATGATTGAAACGTATGATCATGCAGATGATCAGACTACCAAGGATTTCTGGATGAAAGCAGTACATAAAGCTGGTTGGGAGGGCTCAGGACAAGGTTTGGAGTCCTTGTCGGGATGGCTCACTGCTTTCTGCTTTTGGGATGGCCAAGGAACAAAAATCCATCAGTATACAGACGAAGAACTATCTAGCAAGAAGTTCCAGTTTGGCGATGAAGATCCCGAAGACAGGAAGAGATTAATTATTGATGGTGTTGTTTTCCCAATAATCCGAGCTAAAAAGATACCAAAGGCTGTCGTCGACGTACCGGTAAAAGTTATTGATCTGTCGACAATGACTGAATATGACACCACTGTCATAGCTGGCTCAATAGGCATGACAGCAACCGCAAGCGAAAATGAAGGAGTGTATGACACTTTTCAGCCACGATCAGGCTGGTGGATGCTGCTGGATAATATGAAACAAATCTCCTAG
- a CDS encoding uncharacterized protein (EggNog:ENOG41), translating to MKLYIAYDTCSRAAQLVANELGIDHELVHFDVFGKSASNGEDFAIINPLLYVPVLKLDNNKGNDVISETIIICSYFADQRPESGMHPPPGTLHRAKADQFLVQLATEIAQKHIPLMRKLMTEEGIQFNSNKLLRAYQLLEDRLADGRSYLFGENLTIADAYVWGTLWNSRSGVRIDHLKKLAAWKLRIDARPAAVKTIREEAEILATHKAQIESRSV from the coding sequence ATGAAACTGTATATTGCCTACGATACTTGTTCTCGAGCCGCTCAGCTTGTTGCAAACGAGCTTGGCATTGACCATGAGCTTGTCCACTTTGATGTCTTTGGCAAGAGCGCATCAAACGGAGAAGACTTTGCAATTATCAACCCTCTACTTTATGTACCTGTTCTAAAGCTTGACAACAACAAAGGCAATGATGTTATATCTGAAACAATTATCATCTGTTCATATTTCGCCGATCAACGCCCAGAGTCTGGCATGCACCCGCCACCTGGTACTCTTCACCGTGCAAAAGCCGATCAGTTTCTCGTTCAGCTTGCAACCGAGATCGCGCAGAAGCACATCCCACTTATGCGCAAGCTGATGACCGAGGAAGGCATCCAATTCAACTCTAACAAGCTCCTAAGAGCATACCAACTCTTAGAGGACCGACTCGCGGATGGTCGCTCTTATTTGTTTGGTGAGAATCTTACTATAGCCGATGCATATGTATGGGGTACTCTTTGGAACAGTCGCTCTGGTGTGAGAATTGATCATCTCAAAAAATTAGCGGCGTGGAAGCTTCGTATAGACGCTCGTCCGGCTGCTGTTAAAACAATTAGGGAAGAGGCCGAAATTTTGGCGACTCACAAGGCCCAAATTGAATCCCGCAGCGTCTAA
- a CDS encoding uncharacterized protein (CAZy:GH11~SECRETED:SignalP(1-19)), producing the protein MVAFSSLLVTLVGIASSLAAPVEERNTDLIERGPHNFVLGASNPVRRSAINYNQDYTTGGDVVYSHSNTGFAVNWSYPQDFVVGVGWNPGGSSPINFSGNFGVGSGVGLLAVYGWSTNPLVEYYIMENNFGYPSAGTVKGSVTSDGSSYTIWENTRVNEPSIQGTATFNQYISVRNSKRSSGTVTVANHFNAWKSLGMNLGTMNFQVMAVEGWGGQGGVQQSVSN; encoded by the exons ATGGTGGCATTCTCATCTCTCTTAGTTACCTTAGTCGGCATTGCTAGCTCCTTGGCTGCTCCCGTAGAGGAACGCAATACTGACTTAATTGAGCGTGGGCCTCACAACTTTGTTCTTGGAGCATCCAATCCGGTTCGCCGATCCGCCATAAACTACAACCAGGATTATACTACTGGTGGAGATGTCGTTTACTCTCACTCAAACACAGGATTTGCCGTCAACTGGTCTTATCCTCAGGATTTCGTA GTTGGCGTCGGTTGGAACCCTGGTGGCTCTAG TCCCATTAACTTCAGCGGCAACTTTGGTGTCGGCAGCGGCGTTGGCCTGCTTGCTGTCTATGGCTGGAGCACCAACCCCCTTGTTGAGTACTATATCATGGAAAATAACTTTGGATATCCTTCCGCCGGCACGGTGAAAGGCAGCGTCACCAGTGACGGATCAAGTTACACGATTTGGGAGAATACTCGTGTTAATGAACCTTCTATTCAGGGCACAGCGACCTTTAACCAGTATATCTCCGTCCGGAACTCCAAAAGATCCAGTGGCACAGTCACTGTTGCAAACCACTTTAACGCATGGAAATCACTCGGTATGAATCTAGGCACAATGAATTTTCAAGTTATGGCAGTGGAAGGGTGGGGAGGCCAAGGCGGTGTGCAACAAAGCGTATCAAACTAA